Below is a genomic region from Apodemus sylvaticus chromosome 14, mApoSyl1.1, whole genome shotgun sequence.
ACTGCATTACTAGACAATATTAATTGTTTTCACTCAGCTTGAAAGTATGGAAACAAAACTACAACAAGAATTAATCCGCTGCCAATGCAAGGAAGATGAAAATAATCTTTTGGAGCAGAAAAtagcagaaaggaaagcagcccGGGAGAACCGTGAAGTGGAAGAGGGTAGAATAAAGCAGCTTGAAGAGAAAATACTCAGCCTCAAAGCCGATATGGACAAGAACATGGTAGAGCGAAGTGAGGTAGAAAATCATAAGAAAGCCATTGAAGAGCAAGCTAGGAGTCAAgtcatggaaaaaataaaccaagagaaccaagtcTTACGGGTAACTATAGTCATTTGTCCTGTGCTGTAATTCACTCCACCTCAAAATtcatattcaattatattttttgtatgattgtgtgtgtttcttctgtgtttcACAGCAGTTTCTTTTGTTGATTTCTGGAAAAAGAAGCCATACCCTTCTATTGATAATCCTGTTAGTTTTGACATTAATGCTAAAAGAATTCATCTTTCAGAATTCCAGTTTTCAATAGGAAATGTTGTGATTTATGAGATAGATTGAAACATGGTGGGAAAGAAAATCATTGTGATGTGGATATGATAATGTACTTCGGTTGTTTATAAGTTCCATGGCTTACtctgaaattatattattaatttttgaattgttATATGAATACCTCAGGGATGAGACTGTAGTCCTATGGTTGTATATCTCTTTGTCATCCACAAGTCCCTGGGTTCTGACTACAGCACCacagaaagaaattattaaaacaattctGCTTAAATCCACTGGAAGTTGTTGATAAAGAATTTGAActccaactcctttctctttcatttaacaCATTCTCTGCCTTGTGGAGCCAAATGCAGAGAAAATTACACAATAATTTGTTGGATGATTAGGTTTTAAATAAGTGTTTCCTTTATTTGGAATATATACattgatatttgtaatttaaacagaatctttctgtgagttgaagttatttatttaatttcatcttGGTAATTTCATCATGAATACAAGATTTTGATAACACCAACCACTCCTCCTAATACATTTGAAATCTCCTTGGTTGTcctcctttaaaatgtttctttttaatattattaaggAACTAGCTGCCTCTGAACAACAGAAAGATCAGGAAAGACAGGATTACATCATGTCACTGGATCATAGATATAAGGAAATTGAACTTGAGATTGTGGAAACAAAATCTCGTGCAATTTCTGTGAAAGCACAACAGagaacatttgaagaaaaatatagagcAGAATTGCAACTTGGAGAACGATTGAAATATGAACTTGAA
It encodes:
- the LOC127665136 gene encoding ankyrin repeat domain-containing protein 26-like, which produces MMEEDSDAHQNGEFSGYNASSTSHCEEDTVLKLREKLESMETKLQQELIRCQCKEDENNLLEQKIAERKAARENREVEEGRIKQLEEKILSLKADMDKNMVERSEVENHKKAIEEQARSQVMEKINQENQVLRYLPQYCGVTEHQVQACL